The Athene noctua chromosome 23, bAthNoc1.hap1.1, whole genome shotgun sequence genome window below encodes:
- the BCAS2 gene encoding pre-mRNA-splicing factor SPF27, translating into MAGPGLVAGDVVVDALPYFDQGYEAPGVREAAAALVEEETRRYRPTKNYLSYLPAHDYSAFETEIMRNEFERLAARQPLELLSMKRYELPAPSSGQKNDITAWQECVNNSMAQLEHQAVRIENLELMSQHGCNAWKVYNEHLVHMIEQAQKELQKLRKNIQDLNWQRKNMQLTAGAKLREMESTWVSLVSKNYEIERTIVQLENEISQIKQQHGEANKENIQQDFQ; encoded by the exons ATGGCGGGCCCGGGCCTGGTGGCGGGGGACGTGGTGGTGGACGCGCTGCCCTACTTCGACCAGGGCTACGAGGCGCCGGGCGTGCGGGAGGCG GCCGCGGCGCTGGTGGAGGAGGAGACGCGGCGGTACCGGCCGACGAAGAACTACCTCAGCTACTTGCCGGCGCACGACTACAGCGCCTTCGAG ACCGAGATCATGCGGAACGAGTTCGAGCGCCTGGCGGCCCGGCAGCCCCTGGAGCTGCTCAGCATGAAACG GTACGAGCTGCCGGCGCCGTCCTCCGGGCAGAAGAATGACATCACGGCGTGGCAGGAGTGTGTCAACAACTCCATGGCGCAGCTGGAGCACCAGGCTGTCCGCATCGAGAACCTGGAGCTGATGTCGCAGCACGGCTGTAACGCCTGGAAGGTCTACAACGA GCATCTGGTTCATATGATAGAACAAGCCCAGAAAGAGCTTCAGAAGTTGAG GAAAAACATTCAAGATCTGAACTGGCAACGAAAGAACATGCAGCTCACAGCCGGGGCTAAGCTACGAGAAATGGAATCTAC ATGGGTGTCTCTTGTCAGTAAAAATTACGAGATTGAACGAACTATTGTGCAGCtagaaaatgaaatttcacaaATCAAACAGCAGCATGGGGAAGCAAACAAGGAGAATATCCAGCAAGACTTCCAGTGA